A genomic window from Solanum stenotomum isolate F172 chromosome 10, ASM1918654v1, whole genome shotgun sequence includes:
- the LOC125841983 gene encoding AT-hook motif nuclear-localized protein 23-like translates to MVIMAGLDLSSASRYVHQLHHPEFNLQIQPENDENTKNNPFSNDHINHNQFDLVGANSSGPGDLVGRRPRGRPPGSKNKPKPPVIITRESANTLRAHILEIGNGCDVFECISSYARRRQRGICILSGSGIVTNVSIRQPTSTGNNNNTGHISSSSVVTLNGRFEILSLSGSFLPPPAPPGATSLTIFLAGGQGQVVGGSVVGELMAAGPVIVIASSFTNVAYERLPLEEDGGNTQGSDGGGGGDGVVNNNPFPDPSNSGLPFFNLPLNMPNCLNSGSASVDGWVGNSGLRPPFGV, encoded by the coding sequence atggTCATTATGGCTGGTCTAGATTTAAGTAGTGCATCTCGTTACGTTCATCAACTTCATCACCCTGAATTTAATCTCCAAATACAACCCGAAAACGATGAAAACACAAAAAACAATCCattttcaaatgaccatatcaaTCACAACCAGTTTGATCTAGTTGGTGCAAATTCATCTGGACCGGGCGACCTAGTTGGTCGTAGACCAAGGGGTCGCCCTCCAGGGTCCAAAAATAAACCGAAACCTCCGGTTATTATCACTAGGGAAAGTGCGAATACGTTACGAGCACATATTCTTGAAATTGGTAATGGATGTGATGTATTTGAATGTATATCATCGTATGCTAGACGAAGACAACGTGGGATCTGTATATTAAGTGGAAGTGGAATTGTTACTAATGTAAGTATAAGGCAACCAACAAGTActggtaataataataatactggTCATATTAGTTCTTCATCGGTCGTTACATTAAATGGTCGATTCGAGATTTTGTCACTTAGTGGTTCGTTTTTACCACCACCAGCACCACCAGGGGCAACAAGTTTGACTATATTTTTGGCTGGTGGACAAGGACAAGTTGTTGGAGgaagtgtggtaggtgagttgATGGCTGCTGGACCAGTTATTGTTATAGCTTCATCTTTTACTAATGTTGCTTATGAAAGATTGCCTTTAGAGGAAGATGGTGGTAATACACAAGGCTCcgatggtggtggtggtggtgatgggGTTGTTAATAATAACCCTTTTCCGGACCCGTCTAATTCTGGGCTTCCATTTTTTAATCTACCGTTAAATATGCCTAACTGTTTAAATTCTGGATCTGCTTCTGTTGATGGGTGGGTGGGGAATTCAGGTCTTCGCCCACCTTTTGGAGTTTAG